In one Streptomyces sp. T12 genomic region, the following are encoded:
- a CDS encoding PhoX family phosphatase — protein sequence MRIQLPIIRTNSDSHPGGRAALTCRFRCGDACFHEVPNTTTNPYVGDVIAEAVSRRTTLRAAAVVTAAAAVGATATVSAPKAAAAEAAAEAERAGGTFSRGARGLRFDPVAPNTADTVTIPDGYAQNIVIRWGEPILRGAPAFDPENQTGEAQSQQFGYNNDFLALLPLPGERGRQILVANHEYTDEVLMFRGYDAANPTKQQVEVAWAAHGLSAVVVEGDRGSGKLTAVPRHPLNRRVTATSEFKVTGPAAGSDLLKTSADPTGTKVLGTLNNCSGGVTPWGTTLHGEENFNQYFANATRATDKRYGLGTGASERKWERFDKRFDVAQEPNEPHRFGYVVELDPYDPSSKPRKHTAVGRFKHEGATVRLTEDGRPVVYSGDDERFDYFYKFVSSKRMKKGTSRAVREHNLSLLDEGTLYVAKLTGDSPAIEIDGTGKLPSDGEFDGSGEWIPLATATADGAVSHVEGMSAEEVFVFTRLAGDKVGATKMDRPEDIEPNPYSGKVYVALTNNSNRGKAGFAAVDEANPRNSNKHGQVLELTERWNRADSKKFAWKLFLVAGDPNDPATYFAGFPKEDVSPISCPDNVAFDSYGNLWISTDGNQLGSHDGLFGVATRGDRRGELKQFLTMPKGAETCGPVIQDRRVLVSVQHPGEIDGATAEKPLSDWPEGPGKINRPAVVAVWREDGCDIGV from the coding sequence ATGCGTATTCAGTTGCCGATCATCCGGACCAACAGTGACTCGCATCCTGGTGGCCGGGCCGCCCTGACCTGCCGGTTCCGGTGTGGTGACGCCTGTTTCCATGAGGTGCCCAACACCACCACGAACCCGTACGTCGGTGACGTCATCGCCGAGGCCGTCAGCCGCCGTACCACGCTGCGTGCCGCCGCCGTCGTCACCGCGGCCGCCGCCGTGGGCGCCACCGCCACCGTCTCCGCGCCGAAGGCGGCCGCCGCCGAGGCCGCCGCCGAGGCCGAGCGGGCCGGCGGTACCTTCTCCCGGGGTGCCCGCGGTCTCCGGTTCGACCCCGTCGCGCCGAACACCGCCGATACCGTGACGATTCCGGACGGCTACGCGCAGAACATCGTCATCCGCTGGGGCGAGCCCATCCTGCGCGGCGCGCCCGCGTTCGACCCGGAGAACCAGACCGGCGAGGCGCAGTCCCAGCAGTTCGGCTACAACAACGACTTCCTCGCCCTGCTCCCGCTGCCCGGCGAGCGGGGCCGGCAGATACTCGTCGCCAACCACGAGTACACCGACGAAGTGCTCATGTTCCGCGGGTACGACGCCGCCAACCCGACCAAGCAGCAGGTCGAGGTCGCCTGGGCCGCGCACGGCCTGTCCGCCGTCGTCGTCGAGGGGGATCGCGGGAGCGGCAAGCTCACCGCCGTGCCCCGGCACCCGCTCAACCGGCGCGTCACCGCCACCAGCGAGTTCAAGGTCACCGGCCCCGCCGCCGGCTCGGACCTGCTGAAGACCTCCGCCGACCCGACCGGTACCAAGGTCCTCGGCACGCTGAACAACTGCTCAGGTGGCGTCACCCCGTGGGGCACCACGCTGCACGGCGAGGAGAACTTCAACCAGTACTTCGCCAACGCCACCCGCGCGACGGACAAGCGCTACGGCCTCGGGACGGGGGCGAGCGAGCGCAAGTGGGAGCGGTTCGACAAGCGGTTCGACGTGGCGCAGGAGCCGAACGAGCCGCACCGGTTCGGGTACGTCGTCGAGCTCGACCCGTACGACCCGTCCTCCAAGCCGCGCAAGCACACCGCGGTCGGCCGCTTCAAGCACGAGGGCGCGACCGTGCGGCTGACCGAGGACGGGCGTCCGGTCGTCTACTCCGGTGACGACGAGCGCTTCGACTACTTCTACAAGTTCGTCAGCAGCAAGCGGATGAAGAAGGGGACGAGCCGGGCGGTGCGGGAGCACAATCTCTCGCTGCTCGACGAGGGGACCTTGTACGTCGCCAAGCTCACCGGTGACTCGCCCGCCATCGAGATCGACGGCACCGGCAAGCTTCCGTCCGACGGTGAGTTCGACGGCAGCGGTGAGTGGATCCCGCTGGCCACCGCCACCGCCGACGGTGCCGTCTCGCACGTCGAGGGGATGAGCGCGGAGGAGGTGTTCGTCTTCACCCGTCTCGCCGGTGACAAGGTGGGCGCCACGAAGATGGACCGGCCCGAGGACATCGAGCCGAACCCGTACTCCGGCAAGGTGTACGTCGCCCTCACCAACAACTCCAACCGGGGCAAGGCCGGCTTCGCCGCCGTCGACGAGGCCAACCCGCGCAACAGCAACAAGCACGGCCAGGTCCTGGAGCTGACCGAGCGCTGGAACCGCGCCGACAGCAAGAAGTTCGCCTGGAAGCTGTTCCTGGTGGCCGGTGACCCGAACGATCCGGCCACCTACTTCGCCGGGTTCCCGAAGGAGGACGTCTCCCCGATCTCCTGCCCGGACAACGTCGCCTTCGACTCGTACGGCAACCTGTGGATCTCCACCGACGGCAACCAGCTCGGCTCGCACGACGGCCTCTTCGGTGTCGCCACGCGCGGTGACCGGCGCGGTGAGCTCAAGCAGTTCCTGACGATGCCGAAGGGCGCGGAGACCTGCGGCCCGGTCATCCAGGACCGCCGCGTGCTCGTCTCCGTGCAGCACCCGGGCGAGATCGACGGCGCGACCGCCGAGAAGCCGCTGAGCGACTGGCCCGAGGGCCCGGGCAAGATCAACCGTCCGGCCGTCGTGGCGGTCTGGCGCGAGGACGGCTGCGACATCGGCGTCTGA
- a CDS encoding LysR family transcriptional regulator encodes MDLEVRHLRALCAIADTGSLHRAARQLGVAQPSLSTQLRRIEQELGGALFLRARSGCRPTPLGRLVLSRARPLVADMRALVAEARAAAVGGPELRVGSTASKALAGWLRRLRGHGQDPTLHMNVSPNALLRMVADGQLDVAFVHEVEGSPLRVPPELRLRVLMEREPQFVSLPTDHPAAAKSEVTLPDLADDRWMVDPTVDGEWDAVQRMFRAAGVNPHVLHGDYYTADALVATGEVVAVCQPTHADSPTMAVRRLHGDPLGVRLLLAARTETDLDGVYPALEEAYWEAARQAPAYREWLERDGERQPPVPALP; translated from the coding sequence ATGGACCTCGAGGTGAGACACCTCCGCGCACTGTGCGCCATAGCCGACACCGGCAGCCTGCACCGGGCAGCCCGCCAGCTGGGCGTCGCCCAGCCGTCGCTCAGCACACAACTGCGGCGGATCGAGCAGGAACTGGGCGGCGCACTGTTCCTGCGCGCGAGATCCGGCTGCCGCCCCACCCCGCTCGGCCGGCTGGTCCTCAGCCGTGCCCGCCCGCTGGTGGCCGATATGCGTGCCCTGGTCGCCGAGGCGAGGGCGGCCGCCGTGGGCGGCCCGGAGCTGCGGGTCGGCTCGACGGCCAGCAAGGCCCTCGCGGGCTGGCTGCGCCGGCTGCGCGGCCACGGCCAGGACCCGACCCTCCACATGAACGTCTCCCCGAACGCCCTCCTGCGCATGGTCGCCGACGGCCAGCTGGACGTCGCCTTCGTGCACGAGGTGGAGGGCAGCCCCCTGCGCGTCCCACCCGAACTCCGCCTGCGCGTGCTGATGGAACGCGAGCCGCAGTTCGTGTCGCTGCCGACCGACCACCCGGCCGCGGCGAAGTCGGAGGTCACCCTCCCTGACCTGGCCGACGACCGCTGGATGGTCGACCCGACGGTCGACGGCGAGTGGGACGCCGTGCAGCGGATGTTCCGCGCGGCCGGCGTCAACCCCCATGTCCTGCACGGCGACTACTACACGGCGGACGCCCTGGTCGCCACCGGCGAGGTGGTCGCCGTCTGCCAGCCGACCCACGCCGACAGCCCCACCATGGCGGTACGGCGCCTGCACGGCGACCCGCTCGGCGTACGCCTGCTCCTCGCGGCCCGTACGGAGACGGACCTGGACGGCGTCTATCCCGCGCTGGAGGAGGCGTACTGGGAGGCGGCGCGGCAGGCACCGGCGTACCGGGAGTGGCTGGAACGCGACGGCGAGCGGCAGCCGCCGGTCCCAGCACTCCCGTAA
- the snpA gene encoding snapalysin — translation MRMSFSLSARSAVAVGLGVAALGFGTIAPATAAPAPAQAGYVAKSADSDASRAFFQAVLKSVAEKRAANPKAAAVTVTYDASAAPKFSAQIARSTEIWNSSVSNVKLQEGSSADFTYREGNDSRGSYASTDGHGNGYIFLDYAQNEEYDSTRVTAHETGHVLGLPDHYEGPCSELMSGGGPGTSCTNSIPDANERAKVEQLWANGFAAAMDKALHKAR, via the coding sequence ATGCGTATGTCCTTTTCCCTGTCCGCCCGTTCAGCGGTGGCAGTCGGTCTCGGTGTCGCGGCCCTCGGCTTCGGCACGATCGCTCCGGCGACGGCGGCCCCGGCCCCCGCACAGGCCGGTTACGTCGCCAAGTCGGCCGATTCCGACGCCAGTCGGGCCTTCTTCCAGGCTGTCCTGAAGTCGGTCGCCGAGAAGCGCGCCGCGAACCCGAAGGCCGCGGCCGTCACGGTCACCTACGACGCGTCCGCCGCACCCAAGTTCAGCGCCCAGATAGCCCGCAGCACCGAGATATGGAACAGCTCGGTGTCCAACGTGAAGCTCCAGGAGGGCTCCAGCGCCGACTTCACCTACCGCGAGGGCAACGACTCGCGTGGCTCCTACGCCTCGACCGACGGTCACGGCAACGGCTACATCTTCCTCGACTACGCGCAGAACGAGGAGTACGACTCGACTCGCGTCACCGCGCACGAGACGGGCCACGTCCTCGGTCTGCCGGACCACTACGAGGGGCCGTGCAGCGAGCTGATGTCGGGCGGCGGTCCCGGCACGTCCTGCACGAACTCCATCCCGGACGCGAACGAGCGGGCCAAGGTGGAGCAGCTGTGGGCCAACGGGTTCGCCGCGGCGATGGACAAGGCCCTGCACAAGGCCCGCTAG
- a CDS encoding FUSC family protein, whose translation MSREFPIGRTPPDWLVRNLRAQPAPVNWPAVARAAIAMALPLAIGLAVDRPFYGALASMGALNGVISDTAAAYRVRIPTIAIPQLFGAVGVTVGALVYGHGWVAVAAVTGVALVSGMISTIGAVASAAGLVLLLTCVVGAGLPMPGEWWLAPLLMSGGGLLVLALALLAWPLRSGVPERAAVADTYRAVAELLAAGGSGSTPAYDDARHAVTQSLNQSYDIVLAHRARHHGRSPELTRLLAQLNAITPVVEAAPAARLSGTPLPPEVPAAVRHLASAVETGYTGPIGLRLPTPTTETARAVDHALRHAAEVVTSPDVDPHGIDDRLGRPAALSIRAARAARDVALSAASWRYGLRLALCIGIAQALVSLIPVPRSYWVALTITFVLKPDFGSVFSRALLRALGTVGGLVIAAAVLAEVPRGWWDVPVLFLLAPLIPALTPRGYGYQTAAITPVILLLSDVLNRQGTALLLPRLVDSLMGCAIALVAGYLLWPESWHTRVGDRLADAVEDTARYVEGAFGPDAVDPPARARMRRRLYRNLSAIRTEFQRALTEPPPTGRRAAAWWPLVVAVERIVDATTAARVRVKHGADPPSAGEVAQVARQLWELAQGVREAETLYAVRTDLTGPADSVLEPLRQEVAAARAIASPH comes from the coding sequence ATGTCCCGCGAGTTCCCCATCGGCCGCACACCCCCCGACTGGCTGGTGCGGAACCTCCGGGCCCAGCCGGCCCCCGTCAACTGGCCGGCCGTGGCCCGCGCCGCGATCGCGATGGCCCTCCCCCTGGCCATCGGGCTGGCCGTCGATCGCCCCTTCTACGGCGCCCTCGCCTCCATGGGCGCCCTCAACGGCGTCATCAGCGACACCGCCGCCGCGTACCGCGTCCGCATCCCCACCATCGCGATCCCGCAGCTCTTCGGCGCCGTCGGCGTCACCGTCGGTGCCCTGGTGTACGGCCACGGCTGGGTCGCCGTCGCCGCGGTCACCGGCGTCGCGCTGGTCTCCGGGATGATCTCGACGATCGGCGCGGTCGCCTCCGCGGCGGGGCTGGTGCTGCTGCTGACCTGCGTGGTCGGCGCGGGCCTGCCGATGCCGGGCGAGTGGTGGCTGGCGCCGCTGCTGATGTCCGGCGGCGGGCTGCTCGTGCTGGCCCTCGCGCTGCTCGCCTGGCCGCTCAGGTCGGGGGTGCCGGAGCGGGCCGCGGTCGCGGACACCTACCGGGCGGTCGCCGAGCTACTGGCGGCCGGGGGCAGCGGCAGCACACCGGCGTACGACGACGCCCGGCACGCCGTCACCCAGTCCCTGAACCAGTCGTACGACATCGTCCTTGCCCACCGCGCCCGCCATCACGGCCGCAGTCCCGAACTGACCCGGCTGCTGGCCCAGCTGAACGCCATCACCCCGGTCGTGGAGGCCGCCCCCGCCGCCCGCCTCAGCGGCACCCCGCTCCCGCCCGAGGTCCCGGCGGCCGTACGGCACCTCGCCTCCGCCGTCGAGACCGGCTACACCGGACCGATAGGGCTGCGGCTGCCCACCCCGACCACCGAGACCGCCCGCGCCGTCGACCACGCCCTGCGCCACGCCGCCGAGGTCGTGACCAGCCCGGACGTTGACCCCCATGGCATCGACGACCGCCTCGGCCGACCTGCGGCCCTGAGCATCCGCGCCGCGCGCGCCGCCCGCGACGTCGCCCTGTCCGCCGCCTCCTGGCGCTACGGCCTGCGCCTCGCCCTGTGCATCGGGATCGCCCAGGCGCTGGTGTCCCTCATCCCGGTCCCCCGCTCCTACTGGGTCGCCCTCACCATCACCTTCGTCCTCAAGCCCGACTTCGGCTCGGTCTTCTCCCGCGCCCTGCTGCGCGCCCTCGGCACGGTCGGCGGGCTGGTGATCGCGGCGGCGGTGCTCGCGGAGGTGCCGCGCGGCTGGTGGGACGTACCGGTGCTGTTCCTGCTCGCGCCGCTGATCCCGGCGCTCACCCCGCGCGGGTACGGCTACCAGACGGCCGCCATCACCCCGGTGATCCTGCTCCTGTCGGACGTCCTGAACCGCCAGGGCACCGCGCTGCTGCTGCCCCGCCTGGTCGACTCCCTGATGGGCTGCGCGATCGCCCTCGTCGCCGGGTATCTGCTGTGGCCGGAGAGCTGGCACACGCGGGTCGGCGACCGGCTCGCGGACGCCGTGGAGGACACGGCGCGCTATGTGGAGGGCGCCTTCGGGCCGGACGCCGTCGACCCACCGGCCCGCGCCCGGATGCGCCGCCGCCTCTACCGCAACCTCTCCGCCATCCGCACGGAGTTCCAGCGCGCCCTGACCGAACCCCCGCCGACCGGACGCCGGGCGGCCGCTTGGTGGCCCCTGGTCGTCGCCGTGGAACGCATCGTCGACGCGACGACGGCGGCACGGGTGCGGGTGAAACACGGGGCGGATCCGCCGTCCGCGGGCGAGGTGGCCCAAGTCGCGCGTCAGCTGTGGGAGTTGGCGCAGGGAGTGCGGGAGGCCGAGACGCTGTACGCGGTCCGTACGGACCTCACCGGCCCGGCGGACAGCGTCCTGGAGCCGCTACGGCAAGAGGTGGCGGCGGCGCGGGCGATCGCCTCCCCGCACTGA
- a CDS encoding endonuclease/exonuclease/phosphatase family protein, with amino-acid sequence METAAAEWTASPDGIPGRRAGRRFGAWSAGLLFLGVSVVVGCRVADTDGITPVPQFLAFLPWLLVPTGLGLLLALFSRWWSGVVWAVALFGLLAWFIEPYGKTGEPGGPALVSFRVLTSNVEFGHATDALVAAVRREKPDIVFVQECEYTCDARLKEALSAGYPHRAAQVAGGSAGSVVLSRFPLGSADGVDGAMAMPGAVADVRGHAVRLQLAHPTPPLPGRTDLWRRELGDLRDFAAENTGDGRTPLVLAGDFNASQDHAAFRRILYTGLRDAARLAGHDRTPSWPARTTPAFGVQIDHVLLSAGFSARTARFLDLPGTDHRTLLVDITLHQRR; translated from the coding sequence TTGGAGACTGCGGCTGCCGAGTGGACGGCGTCCCCGGACGGCATCCCCGGACGACGGGCCGGGCGGCGGTTCGGCGCCTGGTCGGCCGGCCTGCTGTTCCTGGGCGTCAGCGTGGTCGTCGGCTGCCGGGTCGCCGACACCGACGGAATCACCCCCGTCCCGCAGTTCCTCGCCTTCCTGCCGTGGCTGCTCGTGCCCACCGGACTCGGGCTGCTGCTCGCGCTGTTCTCGCGCTGGTGGTCCGGCGTCGTGTGGGCCGTCGCCCTCTTCGGGCTGCTGGCCTGGTTCATCGAGCCGTACGGGAAGACCGGTGAGCCGGGCGGGCCCGCGCTCGTCTCCTTCCGGGTGCTGACCTCGAACGTCGAGTTCGGGCACGCGACCGACGCCCTGGTCGCCGCCGTCCGCCGCGAGAAACCCGACATCGTCTTCGTGCAGGAGTGCGAGTACACCTGCGACGCCAGGCTCAAGGAGGCCCTGAGCGCCGGCTATCCGCACCGGGCGGCACAGGTGGCGGGCGGCTCGGCGGGCTCGGTCGTCCTCAGCCGCTTCCCGCTCGGCTCCGCCGACGGCGTCGACGGCGCCATGGCCATGCCGGGCGCCGTCGCCGACGTACGCGGGCATGCCGTACGGCTCCAGCTCGCACACCCCACGCCCCCGCTGCCCGGCCGGACCGACCTGTGGCGCCGGGAGCTGGGCGACCTGCGCGACTTCGCCGCCGAGAACACCGGGGACGGCAGGACCCCCCTCGTCCTCGCCGGCGACTTCAACGCCTCCCAGGACCACGCCGCCTTCCGCCGCATCCTCTACACCGGCCTGCGCGACGCCGCCCGGCTCGCCGGCCACGACCGCACACCGAGCTGGCCGGCCCGCACGACACCGGCGTTCGGCGTGCAGATCGACCACGTGCTCCTGTCCGCCGGCTTCTCCGCCCGTACCGCCCGGTTCCTCGACCTGCCCGGCACCGACCACCGCACGCTGCTCGTCGACATCACCCTTCACCAGCGCCGATGA
- a CDS encoding alpha/beta fold hydrolase, whose translation MTPSLASLASLVSLAYEDKGGADPSSTPLVLVHGHPFDRTMWTPQIEAFSAARRVIAPDLRGYGASPVLPGVTLLSDFARDIEALLDDLKVETFVLAGLSMGGQIAMECYAQFPGRIRGLVLADTFPAAETAQGKRTRGAMADRLLREGMRGYADEVLEKMVAPYADAEVKAHVHRMMTATPPEGAAAALRGRAERPDYRDLLTRVGVPVLVVVGADDAYTPVSDAEAMHAALPDSTLRVIEGAAHMPNLERPGEFNEALGAFLSRVDA comes from the coding sequence ATGACCCCTTCCCTCGCATCCCTAGCATCCCTCGTATCCCTCGCATACGAGGACAAAGGCGGCGCCGATCCGTCATCGACTCCCCTCGTCCTCGTCCACGGCCACCCCTTCGACCGCACGATGTGGACCCCGCAGATCGAGGCGTTCTCCGCCGCCCGCCGCGTGATCGCCCCCGACCTGCGCGGCTACGGCGCCTCCCCGGTCCTCCCCGGCGTCACCCTTCTCTCCGACTTCGCCCGGGACATCGAGGCCCTGCTGGACGACCTGAAGGTGGAGACCTTCGTGCTGGCGGGCCTGTCGATGGGCGGCCAGATCGCCATGGAGTGCTACGCCCAGTTCCCCGGCCGCATCCGGGGCCTGGTCCTCGCGGACACCTTCCCGGCGGCGGAGACGGCACAGGGCAAACGGACCCGGGGCGCCATGGCGGACCGGCTGCTGCGCGAGGGCATGCGCGGATACGCCGACGAGGTGCTGGAGAAGATGGTCGCGCCGTACGCGGACGCCGAGGTCAAGGCCCATGTGCACCGCATGATGACGGCGACGCCGCCCGAGGGCGCCGCGGCGGCCCTGCGCGGCCGGGCCGAACGCCCCGACTACCGCGACCTGCTGACCCGGGTCGGGGTCCCCGTCCTGGTCGTCGTGGGCGCGGACGACGCCTACACCCCGGTGTCGGACGCGGAGGCGATGCACGCGGCGCTCCCGGACTCGACCCTGCGGGTGATCGAGGGGGCCGCACACATGCCGAACCTGGAGCGGCCGGGGGAGTTCAACGAGGCGCTGGGGGCGTTCCTGTCCCGCGTCGACGCGTGA
- a CDS encoding PLP-dependent aminotransferase family protein, with protein MNDYRRLAEHIADDITAGRLKPGERLPPQRVFARRRGIAGSTAGRVYAELVRRGLVVGEVGRGTFVRAAPAATGRALVEAATAAPVNLELNYPSAPGQSELLAPALAPLLRPDVLTEALRPAAANGTPAAREAAAALLATPGWRPAPDRLLFTGNARQAIAATLASLVRPGGRLGVEPLTYPLVKEIAARLGIILVPLAADEGGVQPESVAAVHRRAPLSALYLQPTLHNPTSLTASGERLRQLAAAVRALDIPVVEDRIWSFLTDDDPLAAHAPDLTHVVDGLSKRVAPGLTVGFVLVPEARLGAVAAAVRSGGWSAGRFAVDAAARWIGDGTVQRLVAAKRADAARRQRIVGEELRGFAVRSDPRAYFAWWELPAPWRADTFTAAAAAHGIAVTPGPAFVVDPNRTPDAVRLGLASAPEPDLRRALRTLAGVVRGTPRAGRAGPPSGRG; from the coding sequence GTGAACGACTATCGGCGCCTTGCCGAGCACATAGCCGACGACATCACCGCCGGTCGGCTCAAGCCCGGCGAACGGCTGCCTCCGCAGCGGGTGTTCGCGCGGCGGCGCGGGATCGCCGGGTCGACGGCGGGGCGGGTGTACGCCGAACTCGTACGGCGGGGACTGGTCGTCGGCGAGGTCGGCCGCGGCACCTTCGTGCGGGCCGCTCCGGCGGCGACCGGGCGGGCGCTCGTCGAAGCCGCGACCGCGGCGCCGGTCAACCTGGAGCTCAACTACCCGTCCGCACCGGGCCAGTCGGAGCTCCTCGCCCCGGCCCTCGCACCGCTCCTGCGCCCCGACGTCCTGACCGAGGCCCTGCGCCCGGCCGCGGCCAACGGCACACCCGCGGCCAGGGAAGCGGCGGCCGCCCTGCTCGCCACCCCGGGCTGGCGCCCCGCCCCCGACCGGCTCCTGTTCACCGGCAACGCCCGCCAGGCCATCGCCGCCACCCTCGCCTCCCTCGTCCGGCCCGGCGGGCGCCTCGGCGTCGAGCCGCTGACGTATCCCCTGGTCAAGGAGATCGCCGCCCGGCTCGGCATCATCTTGGTCCCGCTGGCGGCGGACGAGGGCGGGGTGCAGCCGGAGTCGGTCGCCGCCGTGCACCGCAGAGCCCCGCTGTCCGCGCTCTACCTCCAGCCGACCCTGCACAATCCGACGTCCCTGACGGCGAGCGGTGAGCGGCTCCGCCAACTCGCCGCCGCCGTCCGCGCCCTGGACATCCCCGTCGTCGAGGACCGCATCTGGTCCTTCCTCACGGACGACGACCCCCTCGCCGCCCACGCGCCCGACCTCACCCACGTCGTCGACGGGCTCTCCAAGCGCGTCGCCCCCGGGCTCACCGTCGGCTTCGTCCTCGTGCCCGAGGCGCGCCTCGGGGCGGTGGCGGCGGCCGTACGGTCCGGTGGGTGGAGTGCGGGGCGGTTCGCGGTGGACGCGGCCGCGCGGTGGATCGGGGACGGGACGGTGCAGCGGCTGGTCGCGGCGAAGCGGGCGGACGCGGCGCGCCGACAGCGGATCGTCGGCGAGGAGCTGCGCGGGTTCGCCGTACGGTCCGATCCGCGCGCCTATTTCGCCTGGTGGGAGCTGCCCGCCCCGTGGCGTGCGGACACCTTCACGGCCGCCGCGGCCGCGCACGGCATCGCGGTGACGCCCGGACCCGCCTTCGTCGTCGACCCGAACCGCACCCCGGACGCCGTCAGGCTCGGGCTCGCGTCGGCGCCGGAGCCTGATCTGCGGCGGGCGCTGCGGACGCTCGCCGGCGTCGTACGAGGAACTCCGCGAGCCGGCAGAGCAGGGCCACCGTCAGGCCGAGGGTGA
- a CDS encoding PP2C family protein-serine/threonine phosphatase — MRAVSDVGAGPQGEARRAQLLRVRGRSVAWVPPLLLLVGIVLVDFKTSSDFRILSWIVLVPGIAAAICGVWGTAVFAVLAPATYVAADAVLPHEYQAGLPDLVLAGIGGVLATLACVVRVRSEQRMLHMQDVTETVRRTVLRPLPAGWGGLDHAAVYLAADTEARVGGDFYDIQTGLHGTRVILGDVQGKGLGAVEAAAALLGTFREAAYHEVDLTTVAVRLEVRMQRHIRMGMALGKEEGDRFATAVLLGFPKEQRDAMDAVVLGHETPLVVCPDGVRSLPPGHGLPLGYGGLVPADGPPPVLRVPLAPGETLLLTTDGVTEARDGDGAFYPLADEVAAAIAADPGLAQPRRLVAFVRERTLRHCGGHLDDDTTVFAVRRENGMQGKGMRGNGDGNGRLRS, encoded by the coding sequence ATGAGGGCCGTAAGCGACGTTGGAGCCGGCCCGCAGGGCGAGGCGCGTCGGGCGCAGCTGCTGCGCGTGCGCGGCCGTAGCGTCGCCTGGGTGCCGCCTCTGCTGTTGCTCGTCGGCATCGTGCTGGTCGACTTCAAGACCAGCAGCGACTTCAGGATCCTGTCCTGGATCGTGCTGGTGCCCGGTATCGCCGCCGCGATCTGCGGGGTGTGGGGGACGGCCGTGTTCGCGGTGCTCGCGCCCGCCACGTACGTCGCCGCAGACGCCGTCCTGCCGCACGAGTACCAGGCCGGCCTGCCCGACCTCGTGCTCGCCGGCATCGGCGGCGTCCTCGCCACGCTGGCCTGCGTGGTCCGGGTCCGCAGCGAGCAGCGCATGCTGCACATGCAGGACGTCACCGAGACCGTCCGGCGTACCGTGCTGCGCCCGTTGCCTGCGGGGTGGGGCGGCCTCGACCACGCGGCGGTGTATCTCGCGGCCGACACCGAGGCCAGGGTCGGCGGCGACTTCTACGACATCCAGACCGGCCTGCACGGCACCCGCGTCATCCTCGGCGACGTGCAGGGCAAGGGGCTCGGCGCGGTGGAGGCGGCGGCCGCGCTGCTCGGCACGTTTCGCGAGGCCGCCTACCACGAGGTGGACCTGACGACGGTCGCCGTACGGCTGGAGGTGCGCATGCAGCGGCACATCCGGATGGGTATGGCGCTCGGCAAGGAGGAGGGCGACCGGTTCGCCACCGCCGTGCTGCTCGGCTTCCCCAAGGAGCAGCGGGACGCCATGGACGCCGTCGTCCTCGGCCATGAGACCCCGCTCGTCGTCTGCCCCGACGGCGTACGGTCCCTGCCGCCCGGCCACGGTCTGCCCCTCGGCTACGGCGGACTCGTCCCCGCCGACGGCCCGCCGCCGGTGCTGCGGGTGCCGCTCGCTCCCGGCGAGACGCTGCTGCTGACCACGGACGGCGTGACCGAGGCCCGGGACGGCGACGGCGCCTTCTATCCGCTCGCCGACGAGGTCGCCGCCGCCATCGCGGCCGACCCGGGGCTCGCGCAGCCCCGGCGTCTGGTCGCCTTCGTGCGGGAGCGCACGCTGCGGCACTGCGGCGGGCATCTGGACGACGACACAACTGTGTTCGCGGTACGGCGGGAGAACGGGATGCAGGGGAAGGGGATGCGGGGGAATGGGGACGGAAATGGACGTTTGCGGTCCTGA